A region of Osmerus eperlanus chromosome 9, fOsmEpe2.1, whole genome shotgun sequence DNA encodes the following proteins:
- the si:ch1073-416d2.4 gene encoding coiled-coil domain-containing protein 42 homolog yields MDIGSSLPFLDKDDSRLRLKVENRMKNIFVTQVDDAREEVDNVNHIPVITETSRILDTGVNTLQRTRLLKKQVEMDEMDRLLALKRHDFKCHMQALAQRRAKLEQKQQETRERANKFEKFVEDNEGKRRRALKKYQLAKQQNHLKEIEKEELAELLERLQARQQYLKDKVTKYKMYEDYLMKILDFLPENYLDYGSDSQVTPIIRRHETLSLTHQDLEKRVGQLVEELEEGHRHLEALKQEHNSNKLMANRTLSELQSQWDSIKEQNKQKEINLLIHHGQSRNKLEEVGCLVIAVRNLGEQCYLQNYGPLEEMDMLTILDMVKEFILERADMEKRVTQLMESGSAMTSATDRGSGTLKNNSRTQLKTQLKSASKMSGKSGMSS; encoded by the exons AGAAGAAGTCGACAATGTCAATCACATACCTGTTATAACAGAG ACAAGCAGAATCCTGGACACTGGAGTCAACACTCTGCAGAGAACACGGCTTCTAAAGAAACAGGTGGAGATGGATGAGATGGACAGACTACTGGCTCTCAAACGTCATGATTTCAAATGCCATATGCAGGCCCTGGCTCAGAGGAGGGCCAAACTGGAGCAGAAACAACAGGAA ACTCGAGAAAGAGCGAATAAATTTGAGAAGTTTGTGGAGGACAACGAGGGGAAAAGGCGCAGAGCACTTAAAAAATACCAGCTCGCAAAACAACAGAACCATCTAAaggaaatagagaaagaggaaCTCGCAGAGCTGCTGGAAAGGCTGCAGGCCAG ACAGCAATATTTAAAGGACAAAGTGACCAAATACAAAATGTATGAAGACTACCTAATGAAAATCTTAGACTTTCTGCCGGAAA ATTACCTGGACTATGGCTCAGACTCTCAGGTCACGCCCATCATCCGTCGCCATGAGACCCTGTCCCTCACTCACCAGGATCTGGAGAAGCGTGTGGGCCAGCTGGTGGAGGAACTGGAAGAGGGCCACCGCCACCTGGAGGCCCTGAAGCAGGAGCACAACTCCAACAAACTG ATGGCGAACAGGACGCTGTCTGAGCTGCAGAGCCAGTGGGATAGCATAAAGGAACAGAACAAACAGAAGGAGATTAACTTACTGATCCACCATGGGCAGTCAAGAAACAAG CTTGAGGAAGTAGGATGTCTGGTCATCGCTGTGAGGAACCTGGGAGAGCAGTGCTACTTACAGAATTATGGGCCTTTGGAAGAGATGGACATGCTAACAATACTGGACATGGTCAAG GAGTTTATTCTAGAAAGGGCAGACATGGAGAAAAGAGTCACACAACTGATGGAGTCTGGCTCTGCAATGACAAGCGCCACGGACAGAGGGTCAGGAACTCTGAAAAACAATAGCAGAACACAACTGAAAACACAACTAAAAAGTGCCAGTAAGATGAGTGGGAAGAGTGGTATGTCCAGCTGA